The genome window TCCCAGCTAGATTCTGGTATTCGGAGCTTACAAGGAAATGAAGAATTCAATTTGAATCCTCCAAATAACAAACCTACAATAATAGGTTTCAAGAAAAATTCAGGCAATCAattttcagatatgaaaaggCAGGCATCATCTGGTTCAGAACTAATAAGAACTTCACGGTTTGAAGTTGTTAAAACTAATCCAGAGATAAGTCTTAGGTTGGATGGGAACCATAGCTTAATGACAACTTTAGATTTGAATAGTGAAGGATTCTTTCATGACGAAAGAGATAATATTAAAAAAGGCTTCACTATAACGGGTACcggtgcaatgtttttaaaatcTAATATGAAGAAAAGTGATGATTATACTGCAAAAAACTATTTTACGGAAACATTCATTTCCAACGTAAAAGGAATTTTACGAGATTCGAGTTTAACCGATGTTAGGAAACGCCTCGACGATACAGATACTGAAGACAAGAAAAGTGTACGTTTTAATCTAgatgaaataaaattaagtgCCAATTACTCTCCTGATGCAAGTAGTTCAAAAAAATTTGGGCCAAGTCCAGAAGCTTCGGATAATTCCGATGAAGATCCGTGGGACTTTTTGGAAAATGATCAGCAGGAAGCGGAAAAACGTATTAAAGAAGTGACTGTAATATCTGGAATGAAGCCAACAAATCTCAAAGGATTGAAGTCCCAGAATGCCACTGATCAATCAATCGAAGCGCAAAACAGAACTGGTATGTTTACGCGCAAACTTAGTGCAGACAGTAGCAGCATGCTGGAGAATTCAAAAAAGTCAATTATTGAAACACGCAAATTTAGTGATCAAAATCCTGTCAAGCCCCTTTATGACGATACAGATTCCGAATCGAAAGACTGTTCAATTCGTAGTTTTCTTCAGAACCCTACTATCGGAGATGACCTGCCACAAAATTCCGAATCGCGTGATAAGAATGACTATGATGATATTCGAAAAGAACATGAACGGACACTTGAAACTTTAAAACGTGACTTAGAAGCAGAACGAGAAGAAGAAATGAAACGTTTGAGAGACGAAATGCAAAAAGAATTAGTTAATAAAAGAcaagaaattttgcagcaattcgAAGAAGATTTCATAAATTCCGATGTGGAGAAAACCAAACGGGAATTACGTAAAATTGCAGAGAAAACCATCGAAGAAGAGAAGGCGAAGATAGAAATTGAAATTGCTGAAAAGACAAATAATTTCAAGCAGCAGAAGCAAGCTCAAAACAAGGAATTGCTTGAAATAGAAGAGATAACTTTGGAGAAGAGTTTTCAACGTGATTTTCAGAACATTAAAGaactttttagcaagaaaataaACATAATACAGACCGAATACGATGCTAAATTAGAGGACATTAGGTGCACACTTGAAGAAGAACAAATACATAAATTAGAGGAATACCGAATTGCTGTACAGGAAGAATTTCATTCTAAAAGGCAACAAATACTAAACGAACACAAAGCAACCGTCGATATACTGCAAAGAAATCATTCTGAACTGGTTCAGGAGCTGGAAAGGGATTTAAAAAGTGAAGAGGAAATTTTGAGAAAGGAACATCAAACGCATTTATTGCAAATGCGTGACAAACTTGCGCTTGAACTTGAAGCAGAACGTCAAAGAATGCGCGAAAATGGGGAAGACCGGCTGTATGAAAAAGTTAGATGCGAAAAACGCTTACTCGAAGACAAATATAGGTGTTTAAAAGAAAAGTACATTCGCTTGAAAACTGACGTAAGAATCACTCTGGAACGAAGGCAGAAAAAAAGAGAACAGCAAGCCCAACAGGTGAGCATAACTACTACAGGATCGGCTACAGAAACAGACCGTTCGACATCAAATAAACCTTCGGTAGATGATAGTGAAAATCGCAGCACGCCACTACCGGTACCACATACAACGGATCCAGCGAAACCGTATTCGCTCATTTCGAAAGGTCATTTGCAGGAAAAGGCTTCCGAAAGCCCATCCACTCGCGAAAGAAAAGCGACCCTTgcttcaaaatatattaaaCAATTCCAAACGAAACACCAGGAAGATACAACTTCAATAAGCCAGTCAGACACTACAATGTCAAACAACTATTCGAAAGGGAAATATTTGCCATCTCCTTACAGCGATAATGGAAACTCTGATTCAGAAGCATTCAATCGTAATCAGGAAAATAATAACTTTGCTCGCGATCGCcagcgaaaaaaattgttttcgcgCATGAAGTCTGCGTCAACTTCTCGCCTGAATTCAGATAACTTTAAAGTAGACCGACCTTGCACTCCTGTTGAAAATCTTCGCAGCCAGCTGCAAAAGTTGGATGACCTCGAAGACCAGTTTCCAGATAACACGTTGGAAACCACCTATCATTTACGATATCCGTTCTCGGATATTTCAAATGAACATGCTGGCGGCAGTTCTGAACTAGAATTCTTCAAGCATCGAATACATTTAGAGCGTGATTCTGTCCGACGAGCTAAGGAGTCATTGAGAACACAAAGGATGGATTTTCGGTCGCGGCAACGAGAAATCAAACAGCGGCACAAAGTCGGCAACACTCGGCATACTTTAGATCAGCTTGTTAATGAGGAGCGAGAACTGACGGAAATGGAGGTGAATCTCCATCGAACACGTGCTCTCCTTGGGGAGAAAGTAATTCGGTTGCGACACCTCGAACAGTCATTACAACGACTGTGCGAAAAAGAAAACCCTGGAGAGTATCAGCAAACTGAAAATAAAGATGATGCGACCACTCTGAGCGATTTATCGTCACATTCTAGCTCGGGCTTCAGCAGCACCGACTTAGCTAGCGAAAACATTCACCGAAGGAAAGACATTTTTCAGGAGCCATCGGAATGCATACAGAGTTTGGAAATTCTTAACGCTGAAATTCGCGAGTTTCTGGATATATtgggaaacaaacaaacaagcgGTGAGTagttcaaattttatttgacaCTTATGTTAACTActcaattaatttcatttttgattttcgGTCATTTACGAGATGCTTTACCGCTAATAATTGCAATTCTTAGTTGTTAGTTAATTTTTAATGATGATCAAAGCTTCCTCGGAATTAATGAAGACATTTAGACTTTACTGCTTTGTTCTACCATTAATTGCAAGATGTGGTTAAATATCAGAGTTCAGACGAGTGAAGTTAGCATGCTTTTGATCGGAAAAGTTACAAGGCGTTCCTTCATTTACTTCCTTAttgttttagtattttttgCGACAGCAGGAAATATGCAAACATATCTGCAGTTATTTCATTCGAGTGAGTTCCTCTAGATCTTCAAGATCACAATAAAAGAACTATATAAACGCAGtggttacacaaaaccttaacaagtcgggaaaccggaagctggacgcttcaggcatgaaagcttttgtgtatgtgtgtgtatatttgccccattagtacatagcacgtaatatgtgcatatattatgtaagagtatccaccttgacctattataattttgcccgatttctaccaaacatgGCAGAATCAtgccctatattactgcaaaattttgtgatgctaAGATGAGCTTAGGGGGGTTTTGtgaccaattactaaaaattatagtaatatactattcttaacttcatttgaaagaatatcggtatggaaggtattgcggagcttaggcaccatacagtggcaatcTCTTGATTTTATCTGATTTTTCTGTTGCGCAGTTtcagagaatgggttcgttaaagaaatgatcactttcgacccttcccgctccccgcctttccaacaaatatcaaaactaggaGCGGCATCGAAAAGAACTaatcaaggcctttcatttgatactcaacatgattatatttggtgaaaaaaatttacacccccctttaaattcgatgtaaaaggatgtaactcactgtatgcgtgagcattcacagttcccatctttccaccaaatttggtgttaactgctgctacagtctccgagaaaagtgcgtgcgacggacagacagacagacagatcgattttaataaggttttgtcttacagaaaaccttaaaaaactaaaaaattgtataaaatcaatCTAAAATCAAGGCCATGAGGCTGCGAAGAGCTAAAATCGGGCTAGTATTGAAACCTTCTACACTACATTAACGTTCGAATTTGTCTAAGATATTTCAAgatgtcatttttaaggttttgtgtaaacacaaaaccttattaaaatcggtttactgtctgtctgtccgtcacacgcatttttctcggagacggttatagcgattgacaccaaatttggtagaaaggtgggaactgtgaacgcccacgtatacagtgaattacatccttttacatcgaatttaagggggggtccccatacatgcaaaaggggggtgtacaattttttttcatcaaatatagtcatgtggggtatcaaattaaaggtctcgattagtacttttcaaagccgatcttagttttgacattcgttggaagagtggggagcgcgaggggttgaaagtgatcacttctttaagggggccattttcagaaactaccaaaccgaaaaatctgaaaaaaaaccaggaggctgccgctatatggtgcctgggctccgaaataccttccatgccgatatctgtttaaataaagttaataatagtatattactacaatttttttgtaattggttagaaaccccccttaagttcatcctagtaccatgaaattgcagtgatataggctataatatagagcatgtggtggaaatcgcactattactaacaaagctataatacctcaaatttgttacttctttgaaaattgaagactatgaatgtcaatatcacccgaaagtggaaactgtcacataatatatggatatattacgtgctacgtactaagaaatacacaaaacctttcgtacctgaagcgtccagcttccggtttctcgacttgttgttgtttgttttgcaagcaaaaccttattaaaatcggtgtctgcctgtctgtctacggtggattcccgccgtgcttcatatcgcttcatttgcgtagatttcgatcttgtctaagcgttttgcaactacttttaccccgatatcgttggcaaagccaatggttgtcacCCCTTTAGGAAGGCGTAGCTTCAGCACTTCATCCTACATAATTAactacagtaagggacctaagacagaccgcTGCAACAACGATGCCTACTTCGGAGCccgtagtttggttagagcctctacgatttgcGTCCACTTCGCAGTGTTAAATTGCATCaacggttgatctccccttacgaaacccgaattgcttgtcagaTCCTTTTccactcgttcaaatagtttaccaatggcattgaccaaacatatcggtcgatatgaggagggctcacccaatggtttacctggcttcggaataagtatcaacttttgcggcttccattgctcggtgaattctccttctctaaggcacgCCGTAAAAAtgttggcaaacatacctggtgctgtcctggctaccactttcagggcgatattcgggattccatctggccctggggtcttactTTCAGCggatttccttgctgcatcaagaatttcctcttcttccactACAAGAATTTCGTCATGACTTTAGGTAGATTtatgtagttcacatcctcgtCATGACTTTAGGTAGATTtatgtagttcacatcctctggcaagagagtgtccactatgttttatAGTGATttaggacaggtaatcggtggggagtgcttgcctttcagtgatgacattgcAGGCCGGTGGGCGCCCCTTAccttactttgttagtaatagtgtgatttccatcaaacttggtatgattatgctctatgttatagcctacatttcaTGGTGgggggatgaacttaagggggattttccaaccaattactaaaaattatagtaataaactattattaactttgtttgtgggGATATACTTTCCATACTTCGGAGCGCAGACACTATAAAGTCGCAACCTCCtgatttgttcagatttttcggttgggtagtttctgagaatgggcgcgtttcagaaatgatcaatttctgcctcccgcactcctcacctttgcaacaaatttcaaaactaagatcagctccggaaagtactaaccgagacctttcacttgataccccacatgactatatttgttgaaaaaagaatttacaccTCAATttaacatgtatggggacctcgcCTAAAAGTGAACATAAACGAAGTCGAATGtcgattattctcgttaattatgacgtcagcatcttattggcATGggtttagaagcagtaaattcgcgcgaaattgctaaatttgaattgctataactgtgTTGGCTGCTACATGGCTaggtttccatgaaatttggcatgtgtctTCCCCTATGCTGGTGTTttgtagtcctaggatgaatttaagggggattttcagtaaatttctaaatgttaggaatatattataatataagtAGGTTtacttgaatagatatcggaatgataTATTTTAAGGCTTAGGTTCCAATTGCAATTCAcggcaaaactaatgtcagtttcagtactatatccggtgaaaaaaaattttaaatcccccATTTGCATGCATggctctttaaactccacctaaatttatgccactcgctttatgcatgagatttcatagttcccatcggtccactaaatttcgttcggtTCGGTTTAGCCCTTTTTGGAGGAAAGTAgcttgtaacagacagacagtgaatcgatttcaataaggttttgttttacacatgatATGACAAAGTTATATCCCGAAGATTATCTCTTCTTACCGTAATATTGCTTATTACTAAAATAATTTGGGCTGCATTTATAACATCTATAACCTAAAGTGTACGGCAGCATCAAATAAGTTTCaatgaagaatgaatgaatcttccatgcaaaggaagaaaaaaaaaacaaaaggaccCATAAGGCTATAAGATTATAATATTGTCGTAAACACACAAAACAAACACTAACTGACAAATCAAATTGACACTGACAAGTTTGACAAGTTCCACACTAACAGGTTccacagactgcgagaaaatcCGGCGAATATTCGAGACCACAATATACACGGTGACGTAAGTGTTCTCGCAAAGCGGAGAACATTCTCGCACACATTCGGCGAAGTATGGGGGGCCGAACGCGAGCctgctaaataaataaaaaagcgAAATCGTGAGCGAGAATATCGTATGTGCGAAAGTGTTAAATTGAATTAGTAAAATAAAGTGTGTGtgtaaataaaacggaaaatagtGTTTTTAATCCAAACGAACCCAGAACGCATATAACATTGGTGTCAGAAGTGggattaaaaacaaaaagtgaCTGTGAGTGACTCTGaactgtgtgaaaaaaaaaaacagagcagTGTAAATAGTCGGAAATGCCGCGAGATATTTATTCGCTTAAGGTGAGTGAGCTAAAAGCTGAGCTCGCGAAACGAGGATTGCCGACGCGAGGTAATAAAGCCAGCCTTTTAGCGGAATTAATAGAAGCCCTCACGAACGAAGGATTCGACCCGGATACCTACGAATtcccggaagcgaaagaattatCGGATGACTCGGAAACTGAACAATCCCCCGAGCAGGCACCAACCAAAACCGacaaaataatggaaatgcTGTCAGCTATGACATCGACGATGAATCAACGACTCGAGCAACAAACTGTATCGATAAATTCAATAACATCAGCGATGAATCAACGATTCGAGGAGCAATCAATATCAATAACAGCATCGATAAGTCAACGCCTCGAAGAACAAACTGTGTCGATGAATCAACGATTCGAGGAGCAGGCAACAAAGACGACGGTTATTACCGATCAACTGGCGAAAATCGATTCGAGGTTCTGCGAAGTCCGCGAGGAAATCCGGAAAACGGAAGAAGGCCTAAATGACAAAATCGAGAAAGTCGACAAACGAACGTTGCAGCTCAAGGAGGAAGTTGATGACAGAATCAAGGAACTAACCCAGCGGCTCGAGGGAATACAGCAGAATGGTAGCGTGACAATTGAACGAGCAGCGGTAAAGAGCCTGAAAGCCCCAATATTCGACGAACAAATTCCATGGGGCGTATACAAAACGCAATTCGAAGCAACCGCCATTCATAACCGCTGGACCGATGAGGAGCGGGCGACCCCGTTGGTATTGGCATTAAAAGGACCAGCTGCCGCTATCCTCCAAACACTTCCTGCAGAGAAACGGAAGCATTATGGTGCTCTTATCACAGCCTTGGAGACTCGATACGGTGACAGCAACCTAATCTCCGTCTATCGATCTCAGCTACGAGGACGAGTGCAGAAGCCTGGTGAAACACTTCAGGAACTTGCCCAGGATATCGAGAGGCTGGCACTTCTTGGCTACCAAGAGAGTCCGGAAAGCCGCACCGTGCAAGGAGTCGAAGCTTTCATCAATGCTTTATGAGACCCCGAGCTGAAACATGCCGTGACGATGGCCGAACAGAGAAAGTCTGTCCAACAGGCGCTCTCGTACAGCCTACGCTACCTAGCCAGCAGAGAGGAGTGCAAAACCGCTACAAAAGTTTGAGAGGTAGCTGAAGAACGGGTTCACGACTGCGAGTGTCGACGAGCCGAAATTTTAAAGGAGTCATCGGCAGCAGGAGCACCAAGATGCTGGAATTGTGGAGAAAAGGGTCACCTAAAACGTGACTGTAAAAAGCCACAACGGGCATACTTCTGCCAACATTGTGCAGCTATGCGCAGACGAACGGCGCGCAATTCTGCCTCTCCCGCCTCTCCCGTCGAGGAAGCGGGAAACGAGTAAAAGCCAATTTCGTGGGGCAGAAGTTggctaatagaatctgtggcccCGACGACAACACCATCATAATCGCCCGTCTTCACAAAAACGATCATGACTTGAGCTTAAGCGGACGGATCAACGGCGAATGGCGAGTTATAACTATCGACACTGGCGCAATGAAGTCGATTCTGAGGCCAGACATAGCGAATGTGAGGTTATTTGGATCCAGTAACTACGTGCTTAGAACAGCGTCAGGGGAAGCAGTACCAGTACTAGGAGAGGTCAACCGAAAGGTTCAGCTTGGCGACCTGGAATTCAGGCACGATTTCCTAGTGGCGAATATTACTGACGAATGCATCATCGGAATGGATTTCCTCAAAGCGCACGGCTTCTCACTCGACTTCAAAGAGCGACTCCTTAAGTGGCAGAACGTCGAAGTTCCGATAGAAATCACACATATGGAAGCTAAAAGGCTGTGAGTGATCATAGACAGCAATACGACCATTTCACCGTTATCGGAAAGTTTAATATCTGCGAAAATAGACGGCAATCCGCAAGGCCACAGGTTCTATCTCGTGGAGCCAACGAAAACGCCAGCCGTCAAAAATCTAATGCTGGCAAGAATACTAATCAAACCACGCGACGACAATGTAATACCGATAAGAGTCCTAAACACATCGGAAAGGCCAGTAGCCATAAAACAGGGTGACGTAATCGGTCTCTGCGAACCAGTGGCAACGATAACGAGGCTGGAATCGAGTGAAATGAAAGCTGAGGTGCCATTGCGACGAGTATCTACTGAGGTTCTGGAACCAAACCGGTTGTCAGCTGAAGAATATCAGAAGGCGGCGAATCTGGTGGACGAGTTTTCTGACGTCTTTGCCGAAAGCAGCGATGATCGCGGAAGGACGAAGCTGGTAACTCATCGAATCAACACTGGAGATTCAAAGCCTATCCGGCAGGCACCTCGTCGACTACCACTCGCTAAGCAACCTGAAGTCGACAAAATGATGGCCGACATGGAAAGCAGGGAATCATTGAGCCATCAAATAGTCCATGGAGGTCACCGGTGGTCTTGGTCAAAAAGAAGGACGGAAGCACTCGATTCTGCGTAGACTATCGGCAACTAAATGATGTCACTAAGAAGGATAACTACCTGCTGCCGCACATCGATGACATTATGGATACACTTGCAGGATCAGTATGGTTTTCGACTCTGGACCTAATAAGTGGATACTGGCAAgtggaaatcgaggaaagcgatCGAGAAAAGACTGCCTTTTCTGTTGGATCGGGGCTATGGCAGTTTGTGGTGATGCCATTCGGTCTATGCAATGCTCCAGCAACGTTCGAAAGGCTGATGGAATGCGTACTTCGAGGACTCAGCTGGCAAATTTGTCTAGTGTATCTCGACGACACAATCGTGATCGGTCGGAGTTTCGAGGAACATCTGAAAAATCTTCGAGAAGTATTCCTAAGGCTACGATCTGCAAACCTAAAACTTAGCCCGAAGAAGTGCACCTTGTTTGCTAaggaagtaaaatatctgggacatacagtttctgccgatggaattaaaacCGATCCAAATCAAGGCGATAAAGGATTGGCCAACATCGAAAGACAAACGTCAGCTACGCAGTTTCCTGGGGCTAGCCACATATTACCGACGATTCGTGAAGGGCTTCGCGCAAATCGCCAAATGTTTACATCAACTGACGGAGAAGCACCGGCCATACAAATGGGACGAGCAATGCCAGAATGcgttcgatacactcaaagctaAACTGATCGAAGCACCCATGCTGGAATATCCACGACCGGGAGTAACCTTCACCATCGACACCGATGCCAGCAATATCGGGATAGGCGCAGTACTGTCACAGAAAGTGGACGGCGAGGAGAGACCAATTTCATTTTACAGCCGAGTACTGTCAAGGAGTGAAAGGAATTATTGCGTCACCCGCAGGGAATTATTGACGGTTGTAGAGGCGACCAAACATTACCACAAATACCTGTATGGCCAGAAGTTCATAGTCCGGACCGACCATGGAGCACTACGATGGctgttaaattttaaaaatccggAAGGACAAATTGCCCGATGGATCGAACGATTGCAAGCCTATGACTTTGAAATCGTACATCGGAAAGGTCGCACCCACAGCAATACTGACGCATTATCTCGACGGCCTTGTCCACAGGATTGCAAACATTGTTGGAAGACGGAACACAAGGCGACCGAAATCGAAGTCAACGCGTTAGCGGTGGAACCAGAAATCGGATGGTCTGCGGAAGAAATACGCAAGGCTCAATTGGACGACGAGGACATCGGTTTAATCATTACAGCGAAGGAAAAGAGCCAGCGTCCTGCCTGGGCGGATATATCGGACAAAAGCGCCACGTTGAAGAGCTACTGGGCACAATGGGACtccctgcatattgaaaatggtGTCCTGAAACGGAAATGGGAATCACCG of Hermetia illucens chromosome 4, iHerIll2.2.curated.20191125, whole genome shotgun sequence contains these proteins:
- the LOC119655130 gene encoding centrosomal protein of 164 kDa isoform X2 produces the protein MKIGIDPEREPELLHLAKEGLMQALPPDWKVCYNDKIQATYYYNKKTLVTQWDHPLDAIYRNIVEDTRRRLLKEKKSDVTSSLPDNSEEVSQLDSGIRSLQGNEEFNLNPPNNKPTIIGFKKNSGNQFSDMKRQASSGSELIRTSRFEVVKTNPEISLRLDGNHSLMTTLDLNSEGFFHDERDNIKKGFTITGTGAMFLKSNMKKSDDYTAKNYFTETFISNVKGILRDSSLTDVRKRLDDTDTEDKKSVRFNLDEIKLSANYSPDASSSKKFGPSPEASDNSDEDPWDFLENDQQEAEKRIKEVTVISGMKPTNLKGLKSQNATDQSIEAQNRTGMFTRKLSADSSSMLENSKKSIIETRKFSDQNPVKPLYDDTDSESKDCSIRSFLQNPTIGDDLPQNSESRDKNDYDDIRKEHERTLETLKRDLEAEREEEMKRLRDEMQKELVNKRQEILQQFEEDFINSDVEKTKRELRKIAEKTIEEEKAKIEIEIAEKTNNFKQQKQAQNKELLEIEEITLEKSFQRDFQNIKELFSKKINIIQTEYDAKLEDIRCTLEEEQIHKLEEYRIAVQEEFHSKRQQILNEHKATVDILQRNHSELVQELERDLKSEEEILRKEHQTHLLQMRDKLALELEAERQRMRENGEDRLYEKVRCEKRLLEDKYRCLKEKYIRLKTDVRITLERRQKKREQQAQQVSITTTGSATETDRSTSNKPSVDDSENRSTPLPVPHTTDPAKPYSLISKGHLQEKASESPSTRERKATLASKYIKQFQTKHQEDTTSISQSDTTMSNNYSKGKYLPSPYSDNGNSDSEAFNRNQENNNFARDRQRKKLFSRMKSASTSRLNSDNFKVDRPCTPVENLRSQLQKLDDLEDQFPDNTLETTYHLRYPFSDISNEHAGGSSELEFFKHRIHLERDSVRRAKESLRTQRMDFRSRQREIKQRHKVGNTRHTLDQLVNEERELTEMEVNLHRTRALLGEKVIRLRHLEQSLQRLCEKENPGEYQQTENKDDATTLSDLSSHSSSGFSSTDLASENIHRRKDIFQEPSECIQSLEILNAEIREFLDILGNKQTSGLPASSQMMSGDLNWSILAQNIQQTATVPSLMHAPQSITTLADRLETYRQLAAGRVQNSVGSAILAANTIVSQSPRAVNYTTNLVERTRDLRNWLRQAKNEHDILSTINFGGNLAATTNGQQTNL
- the LOC119655130 gene encoding centrosomal protein of 164 kDa isoform X1, with protein sequence MTSDSPISVSVICEEVFEEGYQPLMDEINEYAMKIGIDPEREPELLHLAKEGLMQALPPDWKVCYNDKIQATYYYNKKTLVTQWDHPLDAIYRNIVEDTRRRLLKEKKSDVTSSLPDNSEEVSQLDSGIRSLQGNEEFNLNPPNNKPTIIGFKKNSGNQFSDMKRQASSGSELIRTSRFEVVKTNPEISLRLDGNHSLMTTLDLNSEGFFHDERDNIKKGFTITGTGAMFLKSNMKKSDDYTAKNYFTETFISNVKGILRDSSLTDVRKRLDDTDTEDKKSVRFNLDEIKLSANYSPDASSSKKFGPSPEASDNSDEDPWDFLENDQQEAEKRIKEVTVISGMKPTNLKGLKSQNATDQSIEAQNRTGMFTRKLSADSSSMLENSKKSIIETRKFSDQNPVKPLYDDTDSESKDCSIRSFLQNPTIGDDLPQNSESRDKNDYDDIRKEHERTLETLKRDLEAEREEEMKRLRDEMQKELVNKRQEILQQFEEDFINSDVEKTKRELRKIAEKTIEEEKAKIEIEIAEKTNNFKQQKQAQNKELLEIEEITLEKSFQRDFQNIKELFSKKINIIQTEYDAKLEDIRCTLEEEQIHKLEEYRIAVQEEFHSKRQQILNEHKATVDILQRNHSELVQELERDLKSEEEILRKEHQTHLLQMRDKLALELEAERQRMRENGEDRLYEKVRCEKRLLEDKYRCLKEKYIRLKTDVRITLERRQKKREQQAQQVSITTTGSATETDRSTSNKPSVDDSENRSTPLPVPHTTDPAKPYSLISKGHLQEKASESPSTRERKATLASKYIKQFQTKHQEDTTSISQSDTTMSNNYSKGKYLPSPYSDNGNSDSEAFNRNQENNNFARDRQRKKLFSRMKSASTSRLNSDNFKVDRPCTPVENLRSQLQKLDDLEDQFPDNTLETTYHLRYPFSDISNEHAGGSSELEFFKHRIHLERDSVRRAKESLRTQRMDFRSRQREIKQRHKVGNTRHTLDQLVNEERELTEMEVNLHRTRALLGEKVIRLRHLEQSLQRLCEKENPGEYQQTENKDDATTLSDLSSHSSSGFSSTDLASENIHRRKDIFQEPSECIQSLEILNAEIREFLDILGNKQTSGLPASSQMMSGDLNWSILAQNIQQTATVPSLMHAPQSITTLADRLETYRQLAAGRVQNSVGSAILAANTIVSQSPRAVNYTTNLVERTRDLRNWLRQAKNEHDILSTINFGGNLAATTNGQQTNL